The following proteins are co-located in the Silene latifolia isolate original U9 population chromosome 1, ASM4854445v1, whole genome shotgun sequence genome:
- the LOC141599334 gene encoding putative DNA helicase MCM8 isoform X3 yields MERSNGENAITKMRQNQRGSTMEPYNCDLTHQWPLYFPQIELSYQDSRYLLVSKLVCFFASPRGQFFVSQVKHVDGVFSLSLNIQEFKKICDLECFYTNLEENPKDALLCMGMAIHKVMSLKEKSKLDPYLKINIRPYNYPESMIALKNLKAAYIDRLVSVRGTVVKVSTVRPLVIQMTFKCTQCGADIERFFPDGKYSPPARCVMQCCKGRTFSPMRSTAQSIDFQKIRLQELLKPENHEEGRVPRTVECELTEDLVDACIPGDVMTVMGIIRQINNYMDLGGGKSKSKYQGLYYLYLEGVSVTNSKSQSIPEGSQYTTADARASEMSDLFSFSPRDLEFIVKFSEEHGPDVFRQIIQSVCPSIYGHELVKAGITLSLFGGVRKHSMDQNKVPVRGDIHVIVVGDPGLGKSQLLQAAAAVSPRGIYVCGNATTNAGLTVAVVRDRMTSDYAFEAGAVVLADRGLCCIDEFDKMSAEHQALLEAMEQQCVSVAKAGLVASLSARTTILAAANPVGGHYDRAKTVNENLKMSSPLLSRFDLVFILLDRPDEHLDKRLSEHIMALHSDYGDKSSTFKKICRVASQSIGESDISGKNESLVSKLRLDPKKDSEFVPLPASLLRKYIAYARTFVFPRMSRSAAEILQNFYLRLRDRNTSADGTPITARQLESLVRLAEARARIDLREEITEQDALDVVEIMKESLYDKYVDEHGVIDFARSGGMSQQKEAKRFLSALNKQSELDQKDCFSISEIYGLADRISLRVPDIDVFVDNLNTVGFLIKKGPRTYQLASSAYSRSQSSRSRV; encoded by the exons ATGGAGAGAAGCAATGGAGAAAACGCAATTACAAAAATGCGGCAAAATCAAAGAGGTTCAACAATGGAACCTTACAATTGCGATCTTACTCATCAATGGCCGCTATACTTCCCCCAAATTGAGCTCTCCTATCAAGATTCCAGATACCTTCTCGTCTCCAAGCTCGTCTGCTTCTTCGCTTCTCCTCGCGGCCAATTTTTCGTCTCTCAG GTTAAACATGTAGACGGGGTGTTTTCTTTGTCACTCAACATTCAAGAGTTCAAAAAGATATGCGATCTTGAGTGTTTCTACACGAATCTTGAAGAAAACCCTAAAGATGCACTCTTATGCATGGGAATGGCCATTCATAAG GTTATGTCTCTCAAGGAGAAAAGCAAGTTGGATCCTTATCTAAAAATAAATATTCGGCCTTATAACTATCCCGAATCTATGATTGCTTTGAAGAACCTTAAAGCAGCCTATATCG ATAGGCTGGTATCTGTAAGGGGCACTGTTGTAAAGGTAAGCACCGTTAGACCGTTGGTGATTCAGATGACATTCAAATGCACTCAGTGTGGAGCTGACATAGAACGTTTTTTTCCTGACGGGAAATACTCTCCACCAGCAAGATGTGTGATGCAATGCTGCAAAGGCAGAACATTCTCTCCGATGAGATCTACTGCACAGTCCATTGATTTTCAGAAAATAAG GCTGCAGGAGCTTCTGAAACCTGAAAATCATGAAGAGGGGCGGGTTCCTCGAACAGTCGAATGCGAACTTACTGAAGATCTTGTAGATGCTTGCATTCCTGGTGATGTGATGACAGTAATGGGAATTATTAGGCAAATTAATAACTACATGGACCTTGGAGGAG GGAAGTCAAAAAGCAAGTACCAAGGATTGTATTATCTTTATCTGGAGGGAGTTTCTGTTACAAATTCCAAATCACAGTCTATTCCAGAGGGATCCCAATACACAACTGCTGATGCTAGAGCGTCTGAGATGTCtgatttattttccttttctccAAGGGATCTGGAGTTCATTGTGAAGTTCTCTGAAGAACATGGTCCAGATGTCTTTCGACAAATAATCCAGTCTGTATGTCCATCTATATATGGCCACGAACTTGTTAAGG CGGGAATAACTCTCTCTTTGTTTGGCGGCGTGCGCAAGCATTCGATGGATCAAAATAAAGTACCTGTCAGAGGAGACATTCATGTCATAGTAGTTG GTGATCCTGGATTGGGCAAGAGCCAGTTGCTTCAGGCAGCAGCTGCAGTCTCTCCTCGTGGCATTTACGTCTGTGGAAACGCTACGACAAATGCTGGCCTTACAGTGGCTGTTGTAAGGGACCGCATGACGAGCGACTATGCTTTTGAGGCTG GTGCTGTGGTACTTGCAGACCGTGGACTATGTTGCATTGATGAATTTGATAAGATGTCTGCAGAACATCAG GCCCTGCTAGAAGCAATGGAGCAACAATGTGTATCCGTCGCAAAGGCAGGACTTGTAGCAAGTCTATCAGCGCGGACTACTATATTAGCTGCTGCGAACCCTGTCGGTGGTCATTATGA tCGCGCGAAGACTGTGAATGAAAACCTGAAGATGAGTTCTCCTCTTCTTTCACGATTTGACTTGGTTTTCATATTGCTGGATAGACCTGATGAGCATCTGGATAAACGGCTTTCGGAGCACATTATGGCT CTTCATTCtgattatggagataaatctTCCACTTTCAAAAAGATTTGCAGAG TAGCGTCACAAAGCATAGGGGAATCAGATATCAGTGGAAAAAATGAGTCCTTGGTTTCAAAGCTGAGACTAGATCCAAAGAAAGACAGTGAATTTGTCCCACTGCCTGCTTCTCTCCTTAGGAAGTATATTGCTTATGCACGGACTTTTGTCTTTCCTCG GATGTCAAGGTCAGCTGCAGAAATCCTGCAGAATTTTTATTTGCGGTTGAGAGATCGTAACACCTCAGCTGATGGTACTCCTATAACTGCAAGGCAGCTAGAAAGTTTAGTAAGGCTTGCAGAGGCTCGTGCTCGGATAGACTTGAGAGAAGAGATAACTGAACAAGATGCTCTG GATGTTGTGGAAATCAtgaaagaatctttgtatgataAGTATGTCGATGAACATGGAGTAATTGATTTTGCTCGCAGTGGAGGAATGAGTCAACAGAAGGAAGCAAAGCGATTCTTAAGTGCCCTGAATAAGCAATCAGAGTTGGACCAGAAAGATTGCTTTTCAATCTCA GAAATATATGGTCTGGCAGACAGAATAAGTCTAAGAGTTCCAGACATTGATGTATTTGTGGATAACTTGAATACAGTTGGGTTTTTGATCAAAAAGGGACCTAGGACATATCAG CTGGCATCATCTGCTTATTCGAGAAGTCAGTCATCAAGGTCTAGGGTCTAG
- the LOC141599356 gene encoding pentatricopeptide repeat-containing protein At3g09650, chloroplastic translates to MNTIFSLLSPLPSPLSTSTTLPLFTTLPTSKSLTVCTPRATTTTTANTQNHPTLLSLLRQRKTDQAWLLYQNTPNLPDPTCLSRLVSQLSYQNTPESLSRAQSIITRLRHENQLHRLDSNSLGLLVVSAVKFGHTLYAISIIKSMLKSNYLPHVKAWSAVVSKLAASPDDGPINAIKLFNSVIKRVRRVENDTLVANSQPDTAAFNGVLNACANIGDVGMFCRVFDEMDEFKAVPDALTYNVVIKLCGRVNRKDLLVCVLELMLSKGVEPCITTLHSLVAAYIGFGDLGTAEKLVQALREGRTDICKVLRDASLNVVDDDCDDGGGNESENDAFEKIIPRSIRDSTENLLMPRIYKPNSRMYTTLMKGYMKVGRVADTVRMLEAMRHQEDSTSHPDHVSYTTVISALVKAGSMDRAKQVLFEMKKAGIPANLVTYNILLKGYCQQLQVDKAKDLMTEMTDDVGILPDVVSYNTVIDGCILVDDSAAALEYFNEMRARGIAPSKISYTTLMKAFALSGQPKLASKVFDEMLKDPRVKVDQVAWNMLVEGYCRLGLIEEANKVVARMREYGFHPNVSTYGSLANGIAIARKPGEALLLWNEVKERCAASREGVTADSSAPPPLYPDEGLLDTLADICVRAAFFRKALEIVACMEENGISPNKTKFTRIYVEMHSRMFTSKHASQARQDRRRERKRAAEAFKFWLGLPNEYYGSEWSVDSGD, encoded by the coding sequence atgaacaCAATATTCTCACTATTATCGCCCTTACCATCACCATTATCAACCTCCACCACTTTACCTCTCTTCACTACACTTCCCACTTCAAAATCTCTCACTGTTTGCACCCCACGcgccaccacaacaaccaccgCCAACACTCAAAACCATCCAACTCTCCTCTCTCTCCTCCGCCAAAGAAAAACCGACCAAGCTTGGTTACTTTACCAAAATACCCCTAATCTCCCTGACCCCACTTGCCTCAGCCGCTTAGTTTCCCAGCTCTCTTACCAAAATACCCCTGAATCACTCTCACGTGCTCAGTCCATAATCACGCGCCTCCGCCATGAAAACCAGCTTCACCGTCTCGATTCCAATTCGTTGGGATTGCTTGTTGTTTCTGCTGTTAAATTTGGGCATACCCTTTACGCCATTTCAATAATTAAGTCTATGTTAAAATCTAATTATTTACCTCATGTTAAGGCTTGGAGTGCCGTTGTCAGTAAGCTCGCTGCTTCGCCTGACGACGGCCCGATTAATGCTATTAAATTATTTAATTCTGTTATTAAGCGTGTTCGTCGAGTTGAAAATGATACCCTTGTGGCTAATTCTCAGCCTGATACTGCTGCATTTAATGGGGTGCTTAATGCTTGTGCTAATATTGGGGATGTAggtatgttttgtcgggttttcgATGAAATGGACGAGTTTAAGGCGGTTCCTGATGCTTTAACTTACAATGTGGTTATCAAATTATGTGGTAGAGTTAATAGGAAAGATTTGTTAGTTTGTGTGTTGGAGTTGATGTTGAGTAAAGGTGTTGAACCTTGTATTACTACATTGCATTCACTTGTCGCGGCTTATATTGGTTTTGGTGATTTAGGGACTGCTGAGAAGTTAGTTCAGGCGTTGCGTGAGGGTAGGACGGATATTTGTAAAGTCCTGAGGGACGCGAGTTTGAATGTTGTTGATGATGATTGTGATGACGGAGGAGGAAATGAGAGCGAGAATGATGCGTTTGAGAAGATTATTCCTAGGTCAATTCGTGATAGTACAGAAAATTTGTTGATGCCAAGAATATATAAGCCGAATTCTAGGATGTATACGACTTTAATGAAAGGGTATATGAAAGTAGGGAGAGTTGCTGATACTGTACGAATGTTAGAGGCTATGAGGCATCAGGAGGATAGTACTAGTCACCCTGATCATGTTTCGTATACTACGGTTATTTCTGCTCTGGTTAAAGCAGGGTCTATGGATAGGGCTAAGCAGGTTTTGTTTGAGATGAAAAAGGCTGGTATACCGGCTAATTTGGTGACCTATAATATTCTGCTTAAGGGTTATTGTCAGCAGTTGCAGGTTGACAAAGCGAAGGATTTGATGACGGAAATGACAGATGATGTGGGTATATTACCTGATGTGGTTTCGTATAATACAGTGATTGACGGTTGCATTTTGGTGGATGATAGTGCAGCTGCGCTAGAGTACTTTAATGAGATGAGAGCGCGAGGGATTGCTCCTAGTAAAATTAGTTACACTACTTTGATGAAGGCATTCGCTTTGTCCGGGCAACCCAAGTTAGCTAGCAAGGTGTTTGATGAGATGTTGAAGGATCCTAGAGTGAAAGTTGATCAAGTAGCTTGGAATATGTTGGTTGAAGGATATTGTAGGTTAGGTCTAATTGAAGAAGCGAATAAGGTGGTTGCGAGAATGAGGGAATATGGATTTCACCCCAATGTGTCTACTTACGGTAGCCTTGCGAACGGGATTGCAATAGCTAGGAAGCCGGGTGAAGCGTTACTTTTGTGGAATGAGGTGAAGGAGAGGTGTGCTGCAAGTAGAGAGGGAGTTACAGCAGATTCTTCGGCACCACCACCGTTATATCCTGATGAGGGTCTGTTAGATACTTTGGCTGATATTTGTGTGAGAGCCGCCTTCTTTAGAAAGGCATTGGAGATTGTGGCTTGTATGGAGGAGAATGGAATTTCACCCAATAAGACCAAATTTACGAGGATTTATGTGGAGATGCATTCAAGGATGTTCACTAGTAAGCACGCATCCCAAGCAAGGCAGGACAGAAGGCGCGAGAGAAAGAGAGCTGCTGAAGCTTTCAAATTCTGGTTAGGGTTGCCAAACGAGTATTATGGCAGTGAATGGAGTGTTGATTCCGGTGACTGA
- the LOC141599334 gene encoding putative DNA helicase MCM8 isoform X2, producing the protein MERSNGENAITKMRQNQRGSTMEPYNCDLTHQWPLYFPQIELSYQDSRYLLVSKLVCFFASPRGQFFVSQVKHVDGVFSLSLNIQEFKKICDLECFYTNLEENPKDALLCMGMAIHKVMSLKEKSKLDPYLKINIRPYNYPESMIALKNLKAAYIDRLVSVRGTVVKVSTVRPLVIQMTFKCTQCGADIERFFPDGKYSPPARCVMQCCKGRTFSPMRSTAQSIDFQKIRLQELLKPENHEEGRVPRTVECELTEDLVDACIPGDVMTVMGIIRQINNYMDLGGGKSKSKYQGLYYLYLEGVSVTNSKSQSIPEGSQYTTADARASEMSDLFSFSPRDLEFIVKFSEEHGPDVFRQIIQSVCPSIYGHELVKAGITLSLFGGVRKHSMDQNKVPVRGDIHVIVVGDPGLGKSQLLQAAAAVSPRGIYVCGNATTNAGLTVAVVRDRMTSDYAFEAGAVVLADRGLCCIDEFDKMSAEHQALLEAMEQQCVSVAKAGLVASLSARTTILAAANPVGGHYDRAKTVNENLKMSSPLLSRFDLVFILLDRPDEHLDKRLSEHIMALHSDYGDKSSTFKKICRGASQSIGESDISGKNESLVSKLRLDPKKDSEFVPLPASLLRKYIAYARTFVFPRMSRSAAEILQNFYLRLRDRNTSADGTPITARQLESLVRLAEARARIDLREEITEQDALDVVEIMKESLYDKYVDEHGVIDFARSGGMSQQKEAKRFLSALNKQSELDQKDCFSISEIYGLADRISLRVPDIDVFVDNLNTVGFLIKKGPRTYQLASSAYSRSQSSRSRV; encoded by the exons ATGGAGAGAAGCAATGGAGAAAACGCAATTACAAAAATGCGGCAAAATCAAAGAGGTTCAACAATGGAACCTTACAATTGCGATCTTACTCATCAATGGCCGCTATACTTCCCCCAAATTGAGCTCTCCTATCAAGATTCCAGATACCTTCTCGTCTCCAAGCTCGTCTGCTTCTTCGCTTCTCCTCGCGGCCAATTTTTCGTCTCTCAG GTTAAACATGTAGACGGGGTGTTTTCTTTGTCACTCAACATTCAAGAGTTCAAAAAGATATGCGATCTTGAGTGTTTCTACACGAATCTTGAAGAAAACCCTAAAGATGCACTCTTATGCATGGGAATGGCCATTCATAAG GTTATGTCTCTCAAGGAGAAAAGCAAGTTGGATCCTTATCTAAAAATAAATATTCGGCCTTATAACTATCCCGAATCTATGATTGCTTTGAAGAACCTTAAAGCAGCCTATATCG ATAGGCTGGTATCTGTAAGGGGCACTGTTGTAAAGGTAAGCACCGTTAGACCGTTGGTGATTCAGATGACATTCAAATGCACTCAGTGTGGAGCTGACATAGAACGTTTTTTTCCTGACGGGAAATACTCTCCACCAGCAAGATGTGTGATGCAATGCTGCAAAGGCAGAACATTCTCTCCGATGAGATCTACTGCACAGTCCATTGATTTTCAGAAAATAAG GCTGCAGGAGCTTCTGAAACCTGAAAATCATGAAGAGGGGCGGGTTCCTCGAACAGTCGAATGCGAACTTACTGAAGATCTTGTAGATGCTTGCATTCCTGGTGATGTGATGACAGTAATGGGAATTATTAGGCAAATTAATAACTACATGGACCTTGGAGGAG GGAAGTCAAAAAGCAAGTACCAAGGATTGTATTATCTTTATCTGGAGGGAGTTTCTGTTACAAATTCCAAATCACAGTCTATTCCAGAGGGATCCCAATACACAACTGCTGATGCTAGAGCGTCTGAGATGTCtgatttattttccttttctccAAGGGATCTGGAGTTCATTGTGAAGTTCTCTGAAGAACATGGTCCAGATGTCTTTCGACAAATAATCCAGTCTGTATGTCCATCTATATATGGCCACGAACTTGTTAAGG CGGGAATAACTCTCTCTTTGTTTGGCGGCGTGCGCAAGCATTCGATGGATCAAAATAAAGTACCTGTCAGAGGAGACATTCATGTCATAGTAGTTG GTGATCCTGGATTGGGCAAGAGCCAGTTGCTTCAGGCAGCAGCTGCAGTCTCTCCTCGTGGCATTTACGTCTGTGGAAACGCTACGACAAATGCTGGCCTTACAGTGGCTGTTGTAAGGGACCGCATGACGAGCGACTATGCTTTTGAGGCTG GTGCTGTGGTACTTGCAGACCGTGGACTATGTTGCATTGATGAATTTGATAAGATGTCTGCAGAACATCAG GCCCTGCTAGAAGCAATGGAGCAACAATGTGTATCCGTCGCAAAGGCAGGACTTGTAGCAAGTCTATCAGCGCGGACTACTATATTAGCTGCTGCGAACCCTGTCGGTGGTCATTATGA tCGCGCGAAGACTGTGAATGAAAACCTGAAGATGAGTTCTCCTCTTCTTTCACGATTTGACTTGGTTTTCATATTGCTGGATAGACCTGATGAGCATCTGGATAAACGGCTTTCGGAGCACATTATGGCT CTTCATTCtgattatggagataaatctTCCACTTTCAAAAAGATTTGCAGAGGTG CGTCACAAAGCATAGGGGAATCAGATATCAGTGGAAAAAATGAGTCCTTGGTTTCAAAGCTGAGACTAGATCCAAAGAAAGACAGTGAATTTGTCCCACTGCCTGCTTCTCTCCTTAGGAAGTATATTGCTTATGCACGGACTTTTGTCTTTCCTCG GATGTCAAGGTCAGCTGCAGAAATCCTGCAGAATTTTTATTTGCGGTTGAGAGATCGTAACACCTCAGCTGATGGTACTCCTATAACTGCAAGGCAGCTAGAAAGTTTAGTAAGGCTTGCAGAGGCTCGTGCTCGGATAGACTTGAGAGAAGAGATAACTGAACAAGATGCTCTG GATGTTGTGGAAATCAtgaaagaatctttgtatgataAGTATGTCGATGAACATGGAGTAATTGATTTTGCTCGCAGTGGAGGAATGAGTCAACAGAAGGAAGCAAAGCGATTCTTAAGTGCCCTGAATAAGCAATCAGAGTTGGACCAGAAAGATTGCTTTTCAATCTCA GAAATATATGGTCTGGCAGACAGAATAAGTCTAAGAGTTCCAGACATTGATGTATTTGTGGATAACTTGAATACAGTTGGGTTTTTGATCAAAAAGGGACCTAGGACATATCAG CTGGCATCATCTGCTTATTCGAGAAGTCAGTCATCAAGGTCTAGGGTCTAG
- the LOC141599334 gene encoding putative DNA helicase MCM8 isoform X1 — MERSNGENAITKMRQNQRGSTMEPYNCDLTHQWPLYFPQIELSYQDSRYLLVSKLVCFFASPRGQFFVSQVKHVDGVFSLSLNIQEFKKICDLECFYTNLEENPKDALLCMGMAIHKVMSLKEKSKLDPYLKINIRPYNYPESMIALKNLKAAYIDRLVSVRGTVVKVSTVRPLVIQMTFKCTQCGADIERFFPDGKYSPPARCVMQCCKGRTFSPMRSTAQSIDFQKIRLQELLKPENHEEGRVPRTVECELTEDLVDACIPGDVMTVMGIIRQINNYMDLGGGKSKSKYQGLYYLYLEGVSVTNSKSQSIPEGSQYTTADARASEMSDLFSFSPRDLEFIVKFSEEHGPDVFRQIIQSVCPSIYGHELVKAGITLSLFGGVRKHSMDQNKVPVRGDIHVIVVGDPGLGKSQLLQAAAAVSPRGIYVCGNATTNAGLTVAVVRDRMTSDYAFEAGAVVLADRGLCCIDEFDKMSAEHQALLEAMEQQCVSVAKAGLVASLSARTTILAAANPVGGHYDRAKTVNENLKMSSPLLSRFDLVFILLDRPDEHLDKRLSEHIMALHSDYGDKSSTFKKICRGVASQSIGESDISGKNESLVSKLRLDPKKDSEFVPLPASLLRKYIAYARTFVFPRMSRSAAEILQNFYLRLRDRNTSADGTPITARQLESLVRLAEARARIDLREEITEQDALDVVEIMKESLYDKYVDEHGVIDFARSGGMSQQKEAKRFLSALNKQSELDQKDCFSISEIYGLADRISLRVPDIDVFVDNLNTVGFLIKKGPRTYQLASSAYSRSQSSRSRV; from the exons ATGGAGAGAAGCAATGGAGAAAACGCAATTACAAAAATGCGGCAAAATCAAAGAGGTTCAACAATGGAACCTTACAATTGCGATCTTACTCATCAATGGCCGCTATACTTCCCCCAAATTGAGCTCTCCTATCAAGATTCCAGATACCTTCTCGTCTCCAAGCTCGTCTGCTTCTTCGCTTCTCCTCGCGGCCAATTTTTCGTCTCTCAG GTTAAACATGTAGACGGGGTGTTTTCTTTGTCACTCAACATTCAAGAGTTCAAAAAGATATGCGATCTTGAGTGTTTCTACACGAATCTTGAAGAAAACCCTAAAGATGCACTCTTATGCATGGGAATGGCCATTCATAAG GTTATGTCTCTCAAGGAGAAAAGCAAGTTGGATCCTTATCTAAAAATAAATATTCGGCCTTATAACTATCCCGAATCTATGATTGCTTTGAAGAACCTTAAAGCAGCCTATATCG ATAGGCTGGTATCTGTAAGGGGCACTGTTGTAAAGGTAAGCACCGTTAGACCGTTGGTGATTCAGATGACATTCAAATGCACTCAGTGTGGAGCTGACATAGAACGTTTTTTTCCTGACGGGAAATACTCTCCACCAGCAAGATGTGTGATGCAATGCTGCAAAGGCAGAACATTCTCTCCGATGAGATCTACTGCACAGTCCATTGATTTTCAGAAAATAAG GCTGCAGGAGCTTCTGAAACCTGAAAATCATGAAGAGGGGCGGGTTCCTCGAACAGTCGAATGCGAACTTACTGAAGATCTTGTAGATGCTTGCATTCCTGGTGATGTGATGACAGTAATGGGAATTATTAGGCAAATTAATAACTACATGGACCTTGGAGGAG GGAAGTCAAAAAGCAAGTACCAAGGATTGTATTATCTTTATCTGGAGGGAGTTTCTGTTACAAATTCCAAATCACAGTCTATTCCAGAGGGATCCCAATACACAACTGCTGATGCTAGAGCGTCTGAGATGTCtgatttattttccttttctccAAGGGATCTGGAGTTCATTGTGAAGTTCTCTGAAGAACATGGTCCAGATGTCTTTCGACAAATAATCCAGTCTGTATGTCCATCTATATATGGCCACGAACTTGTTAAGG CGGGAATAACTCTCTCTTTGTTTGGCGGCGTGCGCAAGCATTCGATGGATCAAAATAAAGTACCTGTCAGAGGAGACATTCATGTCATAGTAGTTG GTGATCCTGGATTGGGCAAGAGCCAGTTGCTTCAGGCAGCAGCTGCAGTCTCTCCTCGTGGCATTTACGTCTGTGGAAACGCTACGACAAATGCTGGCCTTACAGTGGCTGTTGTAAGGGACCGCATGACGAGCGACTATGCTTTTGAGGCTG GTGCTGTGGTACTTGCAGACCGTGGACTATGTTGCATTGATGAATTTGATAAGATGTCTGCAGAACATCAG GCCCTGCTAGAAGCAATGGAGCAACAATGTGTATCCGTCGCAAAGGCAGGACTTGTAGCAAGTCTATCAGCGCGGACTACTATATTAGCTGCTGCGAACCCTGTCGGTGGTCATTATGA tCGCGCGAAGACTGTGAATGAAAACCTGAAGATGAGTTCTCCTCTTCTTTCACGATTTGACTTGGTTTTCATATTGCTGGATAGACCTGATGAGCATCTGGATAAACGGCTTTCGGAGCACATTATGGCT CTTCATTCtgattatggagataaatctTCCACTTTCAAAAAGATTTGCAGAGGTG TAGCGTCACAAAGCATAGGGGAATCAGATATCAGTGGAAAAAATGAGTCCTTGGTTTCAAAGCTGAGACTAGATCCAAAGAAAGACAGTGAATTTGTCCCACTGCCTGCTTCTCTCCTTAGGAAGTATATTGCTTATGCACGGACTTTTGTCTTTCCTCG GATGTCAAGGTCAGCTGCAGAAATCCTGCAGAATTTTTATTTGCGGTTGAGAGATCGTAACACCTCAGCTGATGGTACTCCTATAACTGCAAGGCAGCTAGAAAGTTTAGTAAGGCTTGCAGAGGCTCGTGCTCGGATAGACTTGAGAGAAGAGATAACTGAACAAGATGCTCTG GATGTTGTGGAAATCAtgaaagaatctttgtatgataAGTATGTCGATGAACATGGAGTAATTGATTTTGCTCGCAGTGGAGGAATGAGTCAACAGAAGGAAGCAAAGCGATTCTTAAGTGCCCTGAATAAGCAATCAGAGTTGGACCAGAAAGATTGCTTTTCAATCTCA GAAATATATGGTCTGGCAGACAGAATAAGTCTAAGAGTTCCAGACATTGATGTATTTGTGGATAACTTGAATACAGTTGGGTTTTTGATCAAAAAGGGACCTAGGACATATCAG CTGGCATCATCTGCTTATTCGAGAAGTCAGTCATCAAGGTCTAGGGTCTAG